From Kingella potus, a single genomic window includes:
- a CDS encoding DEAD/DEAH box helicase, whose protein sequence is MSIKFSDLHLDKNILSALTEAGYETPTPIQAQAVPFALAGRDIMASAQTGSGKTAAFLLPTLQRLTRRSEKPGKGPRALVLTPTRELAAQVEKNALTYAQNMKWFRTVSIVGGASFGYQTRALSKPVDLIVATPGRLMDLMGSGKVDFSRLEVLILDEADRMLDMGFIDDIETIVAATPEDRQTLLFSATWDGAVGKLARKLTKNPETVEIERVDEQGKIEEQVSYCDDMRHKNRLLDHILRGADIDQCVIFTSTKAMTEVIADELYEKGFAANCLHGDMPQGWRNRTLTDLRKGRCKILVATDVAARGIDVPTITHVINYDLPKQAEDYVHRIGRTGRAGRTGTAITFAEVNEYVKVHKIEKYIGRKLPEMTVEGMEPTRKRKPAGGKPKGRGGWGGKAGFDKDKKFSGRREGGFKKEGGFKKEGFKKSGSFKAGKEGAGKRV, encoded by the coding sequence GTGTCTATTAAATTTTCCGATTTGCATCTCGATAAAAATATTCTTTCCGCACTTACTGAGGCAGGTTATGAAACGCCCACTCCGATTCAGGCGCAGGCCGTGCCTTTCGCTTTGGCAGGCCGCGACATCATGGCCTCCGCGCAGACCGGCTCGGGCAAAACCGCCGCATTCCTGCTGCCCACGCTGCAACGCCTGACCCGCCGCAGCGAAAAGCCGGGCAAAGGCCCGCGCGCACTCGTGCTTACCCCCACCCGCGAGCTGGCGGCGCAGGTGGAAAAAAACGCGCTGACCTACGCGCAAAACATGAAATGGTTCCGCACCGTCAGCATTGTCGGCGGCGCGTCGTTCGGCTACCAGACCCGCGCACTGTCCAAACCCGTTGATCTGATTGTGGCCACGCCCGGCCGCCTGATGGATCTGATGGGCAGCGGCAAAGTCGATTTCTCCCGTTTGGAAGTGCTGATTCTCGACGAAGCCGACCGTATGCTCGACATGGGCTTTATCGACGACATCGAAACCATCGTCGCCGCCACGCCCGAAGACCGCCAAACCCTGCTGTTTTCCGCCACTTGGGACGGCGCGGTCGGCAAACTCGCCCGCAAGCTCACCAAGAATCCCGAAACCGTCGAAATCGAGCGTGTGGACGAACAGGGCAAAATCGAAGAACAGGTGTCGTATTGCGACGATATGCGCCATAAAAACCGCCTGCTCGACCACATCCTGCGCGGTGCCGACATCGACCAGTGCGTGATTTTCACCTCCACCAAAGCCATGACCGAAGTCATCGCCGACGAATTGTACGAAAAAGGCTTTGCCGCCAACTGTCTGCACGGCGATATGCCGCAGGGCTGGCGCAACCGCACTTTGACAGATTTGCGCAAAGGCCGCTGCAAAATCCTGGTGGCAACCGATGTGGCCGCACGCGGCATCGACGTGCCGACGATTACCCACGTCATCAATTACGACCTGCCCAAACAGGCCGAAGACTATGTGCACCGCATCGGCCGCACCGGCCGCGCAGGGCGCACCGGCACCGCCATCACGTTTGCCGAAGTGAACGAATATGTGAAAGTGCACAAAATCGAAAAATACATCGGCCGCAAGCTGCCCGAGATGACCGTCGAAGGCATGGAGCCGACCCGCAAACGCAAACCGGCCGGCGGCAAGCCGAAAGGACGCGGCGGCTGGGGCGGCAAGGCCGGTTTCGACAAAGATAAGAAATTCTCAGGCCGCCGTGAGGGCGGTTTCAAAAAAGAAGGCGGTTTTAAGAAAGAAGGCTTTAAAAAATCCGGCAGTTTCAAAGCCGGAAAAGAAGGTGCGGGCAAACGCGTGTAA
- a CDS encoding class I SAM-dependent methyltransferase, producing the protein MTDTTPFANRLGKNIKHLMKWAKQNGTEAWRIYDRDIPQFPFAVDVYGSRIHLQEYDTGWKMHPAEYEAWLAAVLEAVAYVTGFSAGSISLKRRERQRGVRQYEKTGCTGEDFIVAEYGRRFWVNLDKYLDSGLFLDHRNTRRQVGLIAAGKRFLNLFAYTGSFTVYAATGGAVSSETVDLSNTYLDWAGRNFELNGIDTRQHRIIRADVFQYLDTASAEDRKFDLIVMDPPSFSNSKKMSDTLDIGRDHVRLIQGAMKLLAPDGLMYFSNNLRSFAMDEGVAQQYLLKDISKQSVPADFRNKKIHQCWEIRHR; encoded by the coding sequence ATGACCGACACCACTCCCTTTGCCAACCGTTTGGGCAAAAACATCAAGCACCTTATGAAATGGGCGAAACAAAACGGCACCGAAGCATGGCGCATCTACGACCGCGACATTCCCCAGTTTCCCTTTGCCGTCGATGTGTACGGCAGCCGCATCCATTTGCAGGAATACGACACCGGCTGGAAGATGCATCCCGCAGAATACGAAGCATGGCTGGCCGCTGTGCTTGAAGCGGTTGCGTACGTTACCGGATTTTCCGCCGGCAGCATCAGCCTCAAACGCCGCGAACGCCAGAGGGGGGTGCGGCAGTATGAGAAAACCGGCTGCACGGGCGAAGATTTTATTGTGGCGGAATACGGCCGCAGATTTTGGGTAAACCTCGACAAATACCTCGACAGCGGCCTGTTTCTCGACCACCGCAACACGCGCCGCCAAGTCGGGCTGATCGCGGCGGGCAAACGCTTTCTCAATCTGTTTGCCTACACCGGCAGCTTCACCGTTTACGCGGCCACCGGCGGCGCGGTGTCGAGCGAAACGGTGGATTTGTCCAACACTTATCTCGATTGGGCCGGACGCAATTTCGAGCTGAACGGCATCGATACGCGCCAACACCGCATCATCCGCGCCGACGTATTCCAATATCTTGACACGGCCTCGGCGGAGGACAGGAAATTCGACCTTATCGTGATGGATCCGCCCAGCTTTTCCAACAGCAAAAAAATGAGCGATACGCTCGACATCGGCCGCGACCACGTCCGTCTGATACAGGGGGCGATGAAGCTGCTCGCTCCCGACGGCCTGATGTATTTCTCAAACAATCTGCGCTCGTTTGCTATGGATGAGGGTGTTGCGCAACAATATCTGCTGAAAGACATTTCCAAACAGTCGGTACCGGCCGACTTCCGCAACAAGAAAATCCACCAGTGCTGGGAAATCCGGCACCGCTGA